A stretch of Acipenser ruthenus chromosome 1, fAciRut3.2 maternal haplotype, whole genome shotgun sequence DNA encodes these proteins:
- the LOC117421398 gene encoding bifunctional UDP-N-acetylglucosamine 2-epimerase/N-acetylmannosamine kinase isoform X2, producing the protein MKAKPYDVEELYYMNIQKQKKVIMEKSYRKKKLCVCVATCNRADYSKLAPIMFGIKADPENFDLEVVVLGSHLIDDYGNTYRMIEQDDFDIHTKLHTIVRGEDESAMVESVGLALVKLPDVLNRLRPDVMIVHGDRFDALALATSAALMNIRILHVEGGEVSGTIDDSIRHAITKLAHYHVCCTRSAEQHLIAMCEDNDRILLAGCPSYDKLLSAMNKEDYMSVLKNWLGEGVNAGDYIVALQHPVTTNIKHSIKMFELTLDALISFNKTILILFPNIDAGSKEMVRVMRKKGIEHHPNFRAVKHVPFEQFIQMVAHAGCMIGNSSCGVREAGAFGTPVINLGTRQTGRETGENVLHVRDADTQNKIFHALELQFGKRYPCSKIYGDGNAVPRILKFLKSIDLDEPMQKKFRFPPVKECFSQDIDYVLETQSALAVDLGGTNLRVAIISMKGEILKKYSQSNPNTYEERIDLILKMCVEAATEAVRFNCRILGVGISTGGRVNPHEGVVLHSTKLIQEWDSVDLRTPISDALHLPVWVDNDGNCAALAEKKFGHGKGVENFVTVITGTGIGGGIIHHNELIHGSTFCAAELGHIMVSLDGPECLCGSRGCIEAYASGMALQREAKKLHDEDMLLVEGMLVKNEEPVSAVHLIQAAKLGNSKADNVLRAAGAALAVGIVNILHTVNPSLVILSGVLAPHYENIVKHVVSQRALTSAQGANVVTSELEEPALLGAASMVLDYTTRRLY; encoded by the exons GAACTTTACTACATGAACATCCAGAAACAGAAGAAAGTCATCATGGAAAAAAGCTACAGGAAAAAGAAACTCTGCGTCTGTGTTGCCACATGCAACCGTGCCGATTACTCCAAGCTCGCTCCGATCATGTTCGGGATCAAGGCCGATCCAGAGAACTTCGACCTGGAGGTGGTAGTTTTGGGTTCCCATCTGATTGATGATTATGG CAACACGTACCGCATGATAGAGCAAGACGACTTTGACATCCACACCAAGCTCCACACCATCGTGAGGGGGGAGGACGAGTCAGCCATGGTGGAGTCGGTGGGGCTGGCACTGGTCAAGTTGCCTGACGTGCTTAACCGGCTCCGGCCCGACGTGATGATTGTGCATGGAGATCGCTTCGATGCCCTAGCCCTGGCCACCTCCGCTGCGCTCATGAATATCCGCATTCTGCATGTGGAGGGTGGGGAGGTGAGCGGCACCATCGATGACTCCATCCGCCACGCCATCACCAAGCTTGCACACTACCATGTGTGCTGCACCCGCAGCGCAGAGCAGCACCTCATAGCCATGTGTGAGGACAACGACCGCATCCTGCTGGCTGGCTGCCCCTCATACGACAAGCTGCTTTCAGCCATGAACAAGGAGGATTATATGAGCGTTCTGAAAAATTGGTTAG GAGAAGGGGTGAATGCAGGAGACTACATAGTGGCTCTACAGCACCCAGTCACAACCAACATTAAACATTCCATTAAGATGTTTGAGCTGACACTGGATGCCCTCATCTCCTTCAATAAAACAATACTGATTCTCTTCCCCAATATTGATGCAG GCAGTAAGGAGATGGTAAGAGTGATGAGGAAGAAAGGCATTGAGCACCACCCCAATTTCCGGGCAGTAAAACACGTGCCCTTCGAACAGTTCATTCAGATGGTGGCACACGCAGGCTGCATGATCGGCAACAGCAGCTGTGGAGTTCGGGAAGCCGGGGCCTTCGGGACCCCTGTCATCAACCTCGGAACTCGGCAGACTGGTAGAGAGACAG GTGAAAATGTTCTCCACGTACGGGATGCAGATACCCAGAATAAAATATTTCATGCACTGGAGCTTCAGTTTGGTAAACGGTACCCCTG TTCAAAGATATACGGAGATGGGAATGCTGTCCCCCGAATCTTGAAGTTCCTCAAATCTATTGATCTGGACGAGCCAATGCAGAAGAAGTTCCGTTTCCCACCTGTGAAGGAATGCTTTTCTCAGGACATCGACTACGTCTTGGAGACACAGAGCGCACTGGCTGTGGACCTGGGAGGGACCAACCTCCGAGTGGCAATCATCAGCATGAAG ggGGAGATACTGAAGAAATACAGCCAGTCCAACCCAAACACTTATGAAGAAAGAATTGATCTGATTCTGAAGATGTGTGTAGAGGCTGCTACTGAAGCAGTGCGCTTTAACTGCAGGATTCTTGGAGTTG GTATCTCCACTGGAGGCCGTGTGAACCCACATGAGGGAGTGGTACTCCACTCTACAAAGCTCATCCAGGAGTGGGACTCTGTCGATCTGAGGACCCCTATTTCAGATGCCCTCCACCTGCCTGTGTGGGTGGACAATGATGGCAACTGCGCTGCCTTGGCAGAAAAGAAGTTTGGACACGGGAAAGGAGTGGAAAACTTTGTAACTGTTATTACTGGAACAG GCATCGGAGGAGGAATCATCCACCACAATGAGCTGATTCATGGCAGCACTTTCTGTGCAGCTGAGCTGGGTCACATCATGGTTTCCCTGGATGGACCCGAGTGTTTGTGCGGGAGCAGAGGCTGCATTGAGGCATATGCGTCGGGGATGGCGCTGCAGAGAGAGgccaagaagctgcatgatg AGGATATGCTTCTGGTTGAAGGAATGTTGGTGAAGAATGAAGAACCTGTTAGTGCTGTTCATCTCATTCAGGCAGCCAAGCTGGGCAATTCAAAAGCAGATAACGTCTTAAGAGCAG CTGGTGCGGCTTTGGCTGTAGGGATTGTGAACATCCTACACACTGTCAACCCGTCCTTGGTGATCCTATCAGGCGTGCTAGCCCCGCACTACGAGAACATTGTCAAGCATGTGGTCAGCCAAAGAGCTCTGACATCCGCCCAGGGAGCCAATGTGGTCACTTCAGAACTGGAGGAGCCCGCCCTCCTAGGGGCTGCCAGCATGGTGCTCGACTACACAACACGAAGGCTATATTAG
- the LOC117421398 gene encoding bifunctional UDP-N-acetylglucosamine 2-epimerase/N-acetylmannosamine kinase isoform X1 codes for MNIQKQKKVIMEKSYRKKKLCVCVATCNRADYSKLAPIMFGIKADPENFDLEVVVLGSHLIDDYGNTYRMIEQDDFDIHTKLHTIVRGEDESAMVESVGLALVKLPDVLNRLRPDVMIVHGDRFDALALATSAALMNIRILHVEGGEVSGTIDDSIRHAITKLAHYHVCCTRSAEQHLIAMCEDNDRILLAGCPSYDKLLSAMNKEDYMSVLKNWLGEGVNAGDYIVALQHPVTTNIKHSIKMFELTLDALISFNKTILILFPNIDAGSKEMVRVMRKKGIEHHPNFRAVKHVPFEQFIQMVAHAGCMIGNSSCGVREAGAFGTPVINLGTRQTGRETGENVLHVRDADTQNKIFHALELQFGKRYPCSKIYGDGNAVPRILKFLKSIDLDEPMQKKFRFPPVKECFSQDIDYVLETQSALAVDLGGTNLRVAIISMKGEILKKYSQSNPNTYEERIDLILKMCVEAATEAVRFNCRILGVGISTGGRVNPHEGVVLHSTKLIQEWDSVDLRTPISDALHLPVWVDNDGNCAALAEKKFGHGKGVENFVTVITGTGIGGGIIHHNELIHGSTFCAAELGHIMVSLDGPECLCGSRGCIEAYASGMALQREAKKLHDEDMLLVEGMLVKNEEPVSAVHLIQAAKLGNSKADNVLRAAGAALAVGIVNILHTVNPSLVILSGVLAPHYENIVKHVVSQRALTSAQGANVVTSELEEPALLGAASMVLDYTTRRLY; via the exons ATGAACATCCAGAAACAGAAGAAAGTCATCATGGAAAAAAGCTACAGGAAAAAGAAACTCTGCGTCTGTGTTGCCACATGCAACCGTGCCGATTACTCCAAGCTCGCTCCGATCATGTTCGGGATCAAGGCCGATCCAGAGAACTTCGACCTGGAGGTGGTAGTTTTGGGTTCCCATCTGATTGATGATTATGG CAACACGTACCGCATGATAGAGCAAGACGACTTTGACATCCACACCAAGCTCCACACCATCGTGAGGGGGGAGGACGAGTCAGCCATGGTGGAGTCGGTGGGGCTGGCACTGGTCAAGTTGCCTGACGTGCTTAACCGGCTCCGGCCCGACGTGATGATTGTGCATGGAGATCGCTTCGATGCCCTAGCCCTGGCCACCTCCGCTGCGCTCATGAATATCCGCATTCTGCATGTGGAGGGTGGGGAGGTGAGCGGCACCATCGATGACTCCATCCGCCACGCCATCACCAAGCTTGCACACTACCATGTGTGCTGCACCCGCAGCGCAGAGCAGCACCTCATAGCCATGTGTGAGGACAACGACCGCATCCTGCTGGCTGGCTGCCCCTCATACGACAAGCTGCTTTCAGCCATGAACAAGGAGGATTATATGAGCGTTCTGAAAAATTGGTTAG GAGAAGGGGTGAATGCAGGAGACTACATAGTGGCTCTACAGCACCCAGTCACAACCAACATTAAACATTCCATTAAGATGTTTGAGCTGACACTGGATGCCCTCATCTCCTTCAATAAAACAATACTGATTCTCTTCCCCAATATTGATGCAG GCAGTAAGGAGATGGTAAGAGTGATGAGGAAGAAAGGCATTGAGCACCACCCCAATTTCCGGGCAGTAAAACACGTGCCCTTCGAACAGTTCATTCAGATGGTGGCACACGCAGGCTGCATGATCGGCAACAGCAGCTGTGGAGTTCGGGAAGCCGGGGCCTTCGGGACCCCTGTCATCAACCTCGGAACTCGGCAGACTGGTAGAGAGACAG GTGAAAATGTTCTCCACGTACGGGATGCAGATACCCAGAATAAAATATTTCATGCACTGGAGCTTCAGTTTGGTAAACGGTACCCCTG TTCAAAGATATACGGAGATGGGAATGCTGTCCCCCGAATCTTGAAGTTCCTCAAATCTATTGATCTGGACGAGCCAATGCAGAAGAAGTTCCGTTTCCCACCTGTGAAGGAATGCTTTTCTCAGGACATCGACTACGTCTTGGAGACACAGAGCGCACTGGCTGTGGACCTGGGAGGGACCAACCTCCGAGTGGCAATCATCAGCATGAAG ggGGAGATACTGAAGAAATACAGCCAGTCCAACCCAAACACTTATGAAGAAAGAATTGATCTGATTCTGAAGATGTGTGTAGAGGCTGCTACTGAAGCAGTGCGCTTTAACTGCAGGATTCTTGGAGTTG GTATCTCCACTGGAGGCCGTGTGAACCCACATGAGGGAGTGGTACTCCACTCTACAAAGCTCATCCAGGAGTGGGACTCTGTCGATCTGAGGACCCCTATTTCAGATGCCCTCCACCTGCCTGTGTGGGTGGACAATGATGGCAACTGCGCTGCCTTGGCAGAAAAGAAGTTTGGACACGGGAAAGGAGTGGAAAACTTTGTAACTGTTATTACTGGAACAG GCATCGGAGGAGGAATCATCCACCACAATGAGCTGATTCATGGCAGCACTTTCTGTGCAGCTGAGCTGGGTCACATCATGGTTTCCCTGGATGGACCCGAGTGTTTGTGCGGGAGCAGAGGCTGCATTGAGGCATATGCGTCGGGGATGGCGCTGCAGAGAGAGgccaagaagctgcatgatg AGGATATGCTTCTGGTTGAAGGAATGTTGGTGAAGAATGAAGAACCTGTTAGTGCTGTTCATCTCATTCAGGCAGCCAAGCTGGGCAATTCAAAAGCAGATAACGTCTTAAGAGCAG CTGGTGCGGCTTTGGCTGTAGGGATTGTGAACATCCTACACACTGTCAACCCGTCCTTGGTGATCCTATCAGGCGTGCTAGCCCCGCACTACGAGAACATTGTCAAGCATGTGGTCAGCCAAAGAGCTCTGACATCCGCCCAGGGAGCCAATGTGGTCACTTCAGAACTGGAGGAGCCCGCCCTCCTAGGGGCTGCCAGCATGGTGCTCGACTACACAACACGAAGGCTATATTAG